A stretch of the Lactuca sativa cultivar Salinas chromosome 9, Lsat_Salinas_v11, whole genome shotgun sequence genome encodes the following:
- the LOC111899072 gene encoding protein PELPK1-like encodes MGSSHLNSEIRILFSVSLASFSGNIIADARKLVEIPKLPVVPNPELPVIPNPELPVFPKPELPVLPKPELPVIPKPEILVVPKPELPKPELPVVPNPEIPVLPKPELPKPELPVVPKPELPVLLKPVVPVVPKPEIPVLPKPELHVLPKPELPEHREDDSICLSNSPSSKISERLLSDGMAAMINLFVYTFGNNIDKMLKTDQEACLNQISPSNMTKLSLPSYCP; translated from the exons ATGGGAAGTTCTCACCTAAATTCCGAAATCCGGATTCTTTTTTCTGTCAGCTTAGCATCATTTAGCGGGAACATCATTGCTGATGCACGTAAACTTGTAGAGATCCCTAAGCTTCCCGTGGTTCCTAATCCTGAGCTTCCCGTGATTCCAAATCCTGAGCTTCCCGTGTTTCCAAAGCCTGAGCTTCCGGTGCTTCCTAAGCCTGAGCTTCCTGTCATTCCTAAGCCTGAGATTCTCGTAGTTCCTAAACCTGAGCTTCCAAAGCCTGAGCTTCCGGTCGTTCCTAACCCTGAGATTCCCGTACTTCCTAAACCTGAGCTTCCAAAGCCTGAGCTTCCGGTCGTTCCTAAGCCTGAGCTTCCCGTGCTGCTTAAGCCTGTGGTTCCCGTGGTTCCAAAGCCTGAGATTCCGGTTCTTCCAAAGCCTGAGCTTCACGTGCTTCCAAAGCCTGAGCTACCTGAG CACCGTGAAGATGATAGTATTTGTTTATCGAATTCCCCATCATCAAAGATCAGTGAGAGGTTGTTGTCAGATGGCATGGCTGCTATGATAAATTTATTTGTCTATACTTTTGGCAATAACATTGACAAGATGCTCAAAACCGACCAAGAGGCATGTTTGAATCAGATTTCACCTAGCAATATGACTAAGTTGAGCCTGCCGTCTTACTGTCCTTAG